In the Hemitrygon akajei chromosome 7, sHemAka1.3, whole genome shotgun sequence genome, one interval contains:
- the LOC140730225 gene encoding uncharacterized protein: MATEECKSVATINKAMRSITKASDVREDNALMLQPYSNWEQFLMPGPLSIAILGEIIFISAGEDFAIDKVVPKKGFQYMKYPKSFRASLVQVSNEGWEAFQEAHKNMDQIRLLAVNVPNDMRDVVKFLMQDDPKITEDFLPIPLNSIKSTADKCLELATAVEEKFTAVIHLINELLEACTSSKGVYEEQLHEIKIKKELTEMKEKATREAKAMLEQQHQKMEAQIKQAREDYKSNMDSIPVGWNAVGMAVVESLVGKVTSFSPVTGIKKLFSRGSSNEPSYKSTENNIIYKAKNLETFIKMLYPFQTQNEKIDLKKLKGKDGNKMLRQCKQKLEKFQEAAGNGADCPEKDKALQICETGIEICEGLEKLRTSNPPDENEMTQIAVNIRQVVQDTVMFTSHCKAKAGIMGITATPPHMSQADPGEGASALSTATRNARFKVEQSTAQLRAAEKMYDKSFENIKKNNKELQETLETLKNCQIQEIDFDKTVEMLLKGLDALGRVKEQWGKMVLFFSMMSNLIGSSLNPSLHKFVQYSEKISSGYSQNKLIQDLMYTQISQATNISSLVHMIAETYVQVSTQHLMDRVNSLGKLMGLDPNRDHDKFMIERKKFGSDCMEAGKAIEDLVKRNKAQYEKRVQSRIDRIQNSVMPLLPPATSEEMKEIENTVKELTEEDMNDFV; this comes from the coding sequence ATGGCAACTGAGGAATGTAAATCTGTTGCTACTATAAACAAGGCCATGAGGAGTATCACCAAAGCATCTGATGTCAGGGAAGACAATGCCTTGATGTTGCAGCCATACAGTAACTGGGAACAGTTCCTGATGCCTGGCCCACTCTCTATTGCCATCTTAGGGGAGATAATATTCATTTCTGCAGGAGAGGACTTTGCAATTGACAAGGTTGTGCCCAAGAAAGGGTTCCAATACATGAAATACCCCAAATCATTCCGTGCCTCTTTAGTGCAAGTGAGCAATGAGGGCTGGGAGGCCTTTCAGGAAGCCCACAAGAACATGGATCAAATCCGGCTTCTCGCTGTGAACGTCCCCAATGACATGAGGGATGTTGTGAAGTTCCTCATGCAAGATGATCCAAAGATCACTGAAGATTTCCTCCCGATCCCGCTGAACAGCATCAAATCCACTGCAGATAAATGCTTGGAGCTGGCCACAGCTGTGGAGGAGAAGTTCACTGCGGTCATCCATCTCATCAATGAACTATTGGAGGCCTGTACAAGCTCGAAAGGAGTGTATGAGGAACAATTAcatgaaataaaaatcaaaaaggaACTGACTGAAATGAAGGAGAAAGCAACAAGAGAAGCAAAAGCCATGCTGGAACAGCAACACCAAAAAATGGAAGCCCAAATAAAGCAAGCACGAGAAGATTACAAAAGCAACATGGATTCTATACCAGTTGGCTGGAATGCTGTGGGAATGGCAGTGGTAGAATCACTTGTCGGAAAAGTTACTTCATTCAGTCCTGTGACAGGTATAAAGAAATTGTTCTCTCGAGGGAGCAGTAATGAACCCAGCTATAAAAGCACTGAGAATAATATAATTTATAAAGCAAAGAACCTAGAGACTTTTATAAAAATGCTATATCCCTTCCAGACCCAAAATGAGAAAATTGACTTGAAAAAACTGAAAGGTAAGGATGGAAATAAAATGTTACGCCAATGTAAACAGAAACTGGAGAAGTTTCAGGAGGCGGCAGGAAATGGAGCGGATTGCCCTGAGAAGGATAAAGCCCTGCAGATCTGTGAAACAGGAATTGAAATATGTGAGGGCCTGGAAAAGCTGCGAACATCTAATCCACCTGATGAAAATGAAATGACCCAAATAGCTGTGAACATCAGACAAGTGGTGCAGGACACGGTGATGTTTACCTCTCACTGCAAGGCAAAGGCAGGGATCATGGGTATAACAGCCACTCCACCTCACATGTCTCAAGCTGACCCAGGAGAGGGTGCCAGTGCTTTATCCACAGCCACTCGCAATGCCAGGTTCAAAGTGGAACAGTCTACAGCACAGCTACGAGCTGCAGAGAAAATGTATGATAAAAGCTTTGAGAATATAAAGAAGAATAATAAAGAATTGCAAGAGACTCTGGAAACTCTAAAGAACTGTCAGATTCAGGAAATAGACTTTGATAAAACTGTGGAGATGCTTCTCAAGGGTTTGGATGCATTGGGCCGTGTGAAAGAACAATGGGGTAAGATGGTTCTCTTCTTCTCCATGATGTCAAACCTGATTGGAAGCTCCTTGAACCCATCACTTCACAAATTCGTACAGTACAGTGAAAAGATTTCCTCCGGCTATTCACAGAACAAGCTAATCCAGGACCTGATGTACACACAGATCTCTCAAGCTACTAATATTTCAAGCCTTGTTCACATGATCGCTGAAACATACGTGCAGGTCTCCACCCAACATCTGATGGACCGGGTCAACAGCTTGGGGAAATTAATGGGCCTCGACCCAAATCGGGATCACGATAAATTTATGATCGAGCGTAAGAAATTTGGATCAGACTGTATGGAAGCAGGAAAAGCCATTGAAGATCTTGTAAAGAGGAACAAAGCACAGTATGAAAAGCGTGTGCAATCAAGAATAGACAGAATCCAGAACAGTGTGATGCCCTTGCTACCTCCTGCCAcatcagaagaaatgaaagaaattGAGAATACTGTGAAAGAACTGACAGAGGAAGACATGAATGATTTTGTCTAA